The window AATTATaggttaaattaattattataaactcTTACTCGGCTTTAGGCATATAAtctaaatttttagttatttcagGACAGCAGTTTTATTTcatcaataattaattttgatagAATCACAACCTAAGTTAAGTGAGATAAATTATACTTTTTAGATCGAGGTGTAAAACTCCTATGACATGTACACAACATGctaatttcgttaaaacttaagTCAAATTGTCCTTGAATTACAAGAATTAGTACCTATATGTCTTTCGGGCCAAAAAAAGTTAATATGTCTAAAATCATAATTGGttgtaaattaataattttttctaCTGGTACATAGCAGTAAGTGATATTCAAATGAATAATTAAGGTTGAAAATAGATGATATGACAATTACGAAAATCAAATATAATGACTAAACCATTTGTAGTACTGAGTACTATGTAACATTGAAGTCACACCCGTAAAttaatgaaacaaaataaaacactaCAAAGCTTGCAACTTGTAATTGTTAACCCTAACCAGCTACGTAGGTACTTACCTGCACCAGAGGATGCCAGGAAAGTTACTttcaaataattgaaattttcaACCCATTCCTTTCTTTACTAGACTTACGCGTTCGATGAAACCCTACTGGATCCAAATGAACTAAGCATATCGTAACAGCTGTATCCCTGCACTAACGTACAAAGCATCCCATGCAAAAAATGGCAGCTCCCTCTCTCGATCTACTTCTGCTAGCTTCTCTGCCGTTATTACTCACACGCAGACACAACGCTCACTGTCGTGGTTTACTCTTCTGATACGCTACTCACCAAAAACCTGAACAATTTTATATATATCGTGGTGTTATTATACATCCAAACAATATGGCAAACAAAAACACTTCCCACGAACCAGGCCAAGAGATGAGACCCATGACATATCATTGTCTGATTGCACTATTCATCATGACGCATGCATGGTTTTTGGACGTTGTACACAAGCCAATATTATAAATACGACTGTGAATATTAGATTGTAGTTTTGACATTGTTAaaactaaattaatttaaaatttaatcttttTGAACACACAAGGATAAAAAGAATTGTTATACATTAGTCCAAATCCATTCTTTATAAACGTATTGTGACAATTAGAGTAGAAAGGTAAATTGTAATTTGATTGTATTGAAGATTCATTTCCTTAATTCGTTTTCTAGATTATTTATTTAGGGTTTGTGCaactatatatatttctttctaGTGAGACAAGTATCATTGAATTCACGAAACCCAATGTTGCTGCATTGGCAGATTGAAATTGTTCCCCTCGGATTTGGGAGTAGAATTCTCTCACCTCCTACTTTCATCCctttctctcccctcctctcacatattgtttttttttttttttcttattgtctctataaataatatcaatataagatgttaacgtggcttaaccgtaaccgttcaaGTATGAGGCgagggaaggggagagagattaggaggggagagaatcttcCTCcctggatttggatcccatccagATCCAAATTGTAGGGGTCCTAGGGATTCTCACATCTTAGCCATTCATTGTGCATCGTgtagtcagaaatcatttgacttttttcatttaaaattaaacactaaCAGTACCTGAAGAAAACTGGCCACATGATGCACGATGAACGACTAAGGATCTCTACAAAgtggatccagagaggatcctcttctgTCTTCACCAAACATGCGAACATTGTGGCTAACATCACACACCTCGAGCCCGATAGCATCAAACCAGGGGTAAAGATGTGCTAGCTATCACCAAAATGATGACGAAGCCATAggcaataaattaaaaatgtgaaagaatttgaacttaaaagcTCAATTTTATTGAATACTCAAAAATTATCCTGTAAATCCTACAAACTTCCTAACTTAGGGACACATTAAGGTTCAACCATATTATTATCACATAATGTTAAGACTATAATAGTAGTACATAAAACAGTTATCATAAATAGTGTGTATTGTGCATACAATTGAAagtctaaacatgcttattacaAACTAGATAAGTAGGTTGAAGTTTAATCACCCTACCGAGGTAGGAGGATTACAATACTGCCTGGCCCACTCGTCCTCAAACGCAGCCTTGGTCTTTTGGTGGCTGGAGCAGAAAACCAAAGCACTTGTTTCTTGGTGGCTTGAGCAGCCGACCAACAGGTGTTTGCCAGTAGATTTTTCTCGGCTGACACCAGAGGAACTTTGTGGCACTACCATAGTATAAGGGTTGCGATTGCCTCCCTGATCGATCCTTTGTCCAACATACTGCTTCCAAACGTTAATAGGGACACTCTTCTTCCCATCACTCGACGAGCAATCATCTCCATCCAACATCCATTTCAACCATTTCTCCCTTTGTGGGAAAGATCAACTATGAGTACATTGTACGGAACTTTACCAAGGATGAAATAATGCACGGAACTCTACCAAGGATGAAATGACGAAGATATTAAGGCTCATCATTAATATAAGTTATGAGAAtgaataaaggaaaaaaaaaagaataacaaCAAAATTGAAGTCCACCATAGCTTACTTCTTAGAAAAACCAGCGGCTCGTAAACGACGGTCAATGAGTATGATGATGGTTGAAAGTTCTTTTGAACGCAAAAAGGGCATACCCACTAGTTGAAGCTCTTATTTTCACGGAAGAGGGATCCTTCTCAGccaatcaatacaaacaaaacgAAACCATAATTAGAAAGTTGGTGGAAAACAAGAATCATAAAACTATGACTTATGTTGTTTCTTACCCTTCGCCCTCAAGCATTTGACTATGCAAACACCTGGCAACACGAGCGTCTATCGCCTCAACCTCATTAAGCTCTCCCAATTACTGCCAACAAGGAACCAATTCTCCTTGTAAGGCATCTAGTTAAAAGGGTTATCGACAAATAGCAAGAATAAGCCAAGCACGTGATGGAACCTCACATGGCCAAGACTGTTCTTAGTTTGTAACAGTGCTTAATTACGCTGAAACTGGGTTATGTCTGGCGGTGCTCCATCCAGAGCACGTACATGCTAAGAAAGATGTGAATGGCGTTTGAGTTAAGCTGGTTAAGAGCTATACCTATATGGACCACAACTCTCTGGAAGAAGAGGTGAAGGGGCAGCGGAACGCTTGACTTGAAGAGTTCAACATAAAAATCCACCCAACCAAGTGATGGTCAACTCAGCCTTTCTCCTTCAATTGGCACTCGAAGGATAACATTGGTCGGGATTTGGTACCTATTTCTCAACACCTTTAACCTTGGCATGGTTATAACACTAACAATGTGATCATCAGTATGATTACGAGTCTACATAATAATAAGGGTCAATTGGCATCCCAACCTTGTAAGGGCACGAAGGGTTGCATACCCTCTATCGGAACTCACAGGGAGAAGATTTCGCTTATCATCCAAGAATGCTATATTTGCACGACATCAGGCATTTAGTGAGATCGAGCAATTCTTCATTAGTTATCTTGATGGCAGCGACTCAATCCATGGTCTGTTCCAAGTTATCCCTCTGCAAAAAAAAGTGGATTTGTGTCCATACCCTGTCGAATAAGAGTCCTTTAAGTTTATAACTGGTGGTCGACGAATAGGAATGCTGCTCGATCTACCAGAGAGATCCTCGAAGTCATCGTGTTCGGCATCTCTTTCTCGATCGACTACTTATTGTCTTGAGCCTCTTAGCAGTCATTTTTCAAATCAAAAGCGCTCGACATTGATTGTGCTCCGTATCTACACATATTTTGGGGGTCTCAGAAATGTGAAGTAAACTACTTTCACATTTAGGCCTTAATTACTAAGGAAATTTTACGTTATGCATTCAAGTAAAAAAGGATGCCTTACTCCATTATACAAATTAAACTAGTTGAATTTGGTCCCCATCAACGTCTTTTCACATTGATGACAACCTATAGCAGGAGATTCAGAGTAAAATATAACTTACTCAAAATGTACTAAAGGAAGACGAAAAGAAATGCTAACATGAGAAACCAATCTGAGAGAATTCAGAAGGGAAAGTATGAGACTCGTGAATGGTAAAGCTTAGGTTGTTGAAGATAATCGCATAGTGAATTCGTTAGAGTTTCGATTGAAGAAGCAGAATGAAGTGAGGGTTCCACCATGAAGGCAAAATTAAATAGTCTGAAGCACTCTATCTTAACCGTTGATGAATGAGAACCAAAACGACCAAATCATGATACGTGGTGGCCCACTTGCTCGATCTCTGAAACAAAAAAGACGTGAAACAACTTCATGAGCCACGAGGACATGTCTATTAGCTACATCTTCAATACTGAGGTGCCTTGATTGCACCACCGACCTACATCTTCAATACTGAGGCGCCTTGACAAACACATATTCCTGACAACACTAACCTCCAACTCAAGAATATGATGACTGATGGAATTCTAAGCCAAGTTCTCGTAGAGGAATAAGCTGACTACCAGGGCACCACATTCTACATATATTAAATAACACCGAAGTGTCACCCCTAGGTCCTGACCGACCCTTGTAACTCCATTCTTGAGAAAGAACCATTAGTAAAGGAGTTGGGAGAATTGTTAACACAAGTTCTTTTCTGACCCCGACAGATGCAAAGGAACACAAGCCCAAAGGAATGCAGGCTGAAAGGAATACTGGCCCAAATAAGGGTTAAAGCCTAATGAACTTTGAAGGATGAAGTCAAGCACTTTAAGAGCCCATAGCCTCTAGATGTCCCATCAGCAAGTAAACCGAGCGCTTCCCCATAAAGTATTTTTTTACCACTTAGGGGCAAGTTGGTGCACTGACAACTTTGTGGCACGAGGTAAGGACATAAGGGCATGCTTACTCATGCATCAATTCCAAGCCACGTAGTGGCTACTCAAGGGAACGAAGGTTTACGAAGGGACGTAATGACTGATAGATAATGTGCTCGAGTATGGGTTTAACCTACACAAATGTCACCTCATTGCCACTTGTCACCCAAAAAGTGGAGGGACAACTAGTAGGTCAAATATGTGCACTCAGTGCACTAAATGCAAAGGAAGTGATAGATTTGAGCCCAGAGGCTGAAGATTCATAGAACCTATAAAAAAGAAGACAAGTACTCCTTAGAAATGGTCAAACGAATTGAGAGAGATATTATACAGTATTAAGACAAGCCCTATTTGTAACCTTGTAATCTTTCTATTCAAGAGACTTAGTAAGTGTAGTCCAATTTTGAGGAGTGAAGCACTTAAATTATGGTGTCCATTTccttttgtttgcaaaaatcgaAGCCCACCAGGGGCCGACACGCGACTATGTTAGTCTTTATTGACCTCACCAGTTTTGAGCGTTAACAATTGTCCTTGAAAATTTTCCTTGAAATTTTTCTCAAATCCATTTCcatcttgatttttcttttcccttcttgCTTAAAAGCAATGCAAgcaataaaaattttatttgtaaaagagtgaattgataGCATAGCATTTATTCTTGACAGCAAGATCTATTCCTAATGGCTGAAATTACTAGATTTCTAAGATACGGAGTGCATTGTCCTGAGATGATCCTAGTCCTTACATATATCATTATATGAGCCACATTAACAAATTTAATGGATGTTCGATGAATTTAATGAAAACAAGTTAAAGCGGAGCAAATTGTGAAAAATTGAAGTATCgacttttgaatttcaaaagtcaaaataaaattaaaattgagttCTAAGAGACGCAAGCTAAAGATAAGATTTCCAAAATTTAGTAAATGCATCACTGTATCTGCTCTGTCAAATTTAAATCTTGGACACAAAAATACTCATCTGTGTGGtgacttcttttgtttttgtttttcattttctcaaaaCCATCCAGGGTAAAATTGTAACACGACCCCAAAATGGTTAGGGgacaaacaaattaaactccaaaacaaaatcaaGTAAATCTACCGACCCACTAATCACATCCAGATCATTACAATGTATTTACACAATTACTCCATCTTATTTCCCAAACTACCCTACTCCGGAATCGCACTCAAGTCTGCCGCAAACCGCCTTTTACCCCCATTTCCCCTCCCCCTCCTCGACCCCCCACCGGCACCAGCTGCCACCACTCTCCGACTATCCTTCACGTCCTCGCCGGAAAATATCAGCGGCGACACCGAATTCCGGCGGCACCCACATTTCTCGCCGCCACTCTTCATAAGCGCGGAGCTGGCTTTAACGGCCAATGCAGCCATCTCCTCCGCCTGTAGCGGGTGCTTGAGCCAGCTGAGCGGCAAGGCAAAGTACAGCTGGCCCGGCTGCAGCACCTCGGTACCGCTGACGGCCTGAAGGACGTCGTCGAAGTCCATATCGTCGGAGTTGCAAATGAAGCAGGTGGGGTTCTTTTGGAGCACGTAGGAGACCTTTACCGGATACGGGTATTCTTGCAATTTTCCGTCGTGTAGAATCAGCTTGGCGGTGGCCACTTGGGTCGACCCGGACGAGCTACAAATACCCATTTGGATCGAAATCGGATCGTTGTAAATGGCGGAGGATTTGAGATGTGTCTTAGAGACAGAAAGTAGAGAgaaagcgagagagagagagagagtttgcaGGAAGGAGGAAGAAGCACGGATGGTGTTGGGAGGAGAGAgtgaacatatatatacacagagAAATGGGGGGTGGGGGCTCGTAATTTGAAGCATGATGCCACGTAGGACTTGTCGTTTAGTTAAGCAATGTTTTATCGATCAGTGGGCAGGGCTTTTTGGCCAAAGCCAGGCTGTAATCGATATTTTACGAGTTCTGAATTAGGGTCCTTTACATAAGTCGCCCTCCTGGTTGAATAAAATTACGAGGTTAGGGACTAGGGTTGTAGCCTGTGGTGGCACTAGCACGGTAGCACCGTAGCAGCGACTATGCTAATTGGTATGTGCATCTTTGCAGTGGAAAAGGATGGGAGGGAGTCATGAGATTAATGGGATTGCTTTTGGGTTTAGGATGGAGATCTCAAAATCCACGAAAAGTCTGATACGTACAATCTTCCTGAACCAAACGTATCAAGCGAATTCAACACATGTGATGACAGGTAACTGAAAATTCTATCATACAAATATTCAAGATCGAAGTCGTTTTAACAGGTGAGGCTGAGATTAACTTAATTTTGAacgttttttatgttttataccCGCTTGTTAGAGCGGGTTGGAAAATGTATTGGGGGTGGGGAGGCATGAGGATGCAAAACCACTTCAGTCTGGCTTTGGCTTTGTTTCCGTAAACACTTGCGACCTATAAACATATAGTCGGAGTTTTCATGCTCATACCAACAAAAGATATGTTTTGCTATCTAATACTTCAGATTGTGTCCATATGGCAAACAATCTTAAAGTAAATTTAGATACTTATACGTATGTAAATATTTGAATTCAAGAACATTTGAATTTACTGCTTATTTCATACTATTTTTGTGTAGTATTGGACCACTTAGGTTGGTTGGTATTGGGAGTGAATGGTTGCATGCACATATCAATTTAGTGCCCACTACACACTGTTTCACAGGGTTGAATGCATAATAGTGCAGTTTCTATAAGTAGGGAGTGATGTCAAAGGATGCTTGTAAAACGGGGAAGAATCGTAAGCTAAACTTGGCAAGGCATTTCATGGATAATGGGAGACCCACCTAACCATGACCATGATGGTACTACCATTATAtaccaacttttttcttttgggtactTATTAGTATGGTTCCAATTATATTTCCCACTTTTCCTCTTGTATTTTGTgggaaatttatttatttgttttgtaaataAATTCTTTGTTTTGCAACTCATTATAGTATTTACTCTCAAAATTCcaataattctttttttttttttaacaaataatattatctacattaaaggggAGTGATAGACTTAACCATGGAAGCGAgagaaattttctttttaaagcataaaatttaaaagtattGTAATCATCGATTCTATTTTCTATGAAAgtaaggataatacttgcattcttCCTTTGATAATGAGCTCATTTCTCCAGTTGCAAATAATTATCT of the Pyrus communis chromosome 1, drPyrComm1.1, whole genome shotgun sequence genome contains:
- the LOC137717974 gene encoding uncharacterized protein gives rise to the protein MGICSSSGSTQVATAKLILHDGKLQEYPYPVKVSYVLQKNPTCFICNSDDMDFDDVLQAVSGTEVLQPGQLYFALPLSWLKHPLQAEEMAALAVKASSALMKSGGEKCGCRRNSVSPLIFSGEDVKDSRRVVAAGAGGGSRRGRGNGGKRRFAADLSAIPE